One Glycine max cultivar Williams 82 chromosome 4, Glycine_max_v4.0, whole genome shotgun sequence DNA segment encodes these proteins:
- the LOC100794086 gene encoding E3 ubiquitin-protein ligase RNF5 encodes MASGFGESTGRSPPSPSYFNNNNNNDAANFECNICFELAQDPIITLCGHLFCWPCLYKWLHFHSQSRECPVCKALVEEEKLVPLYGRGKSSTDPRSKSIPGDNIPHRPAGQRPETAPPPETNHFHQHGFGFMGGLGGFAPPPMATTRFGNFALSAAFGGFIPSLFNFQLHGFHDAAMYGGGAGFPHGFANTFHGVHAHGFPLRTHQGQQDYYLKKLLLFVVLCVVLAFIWQ; translated from the coding sequence ATGGCAAGTGGGTTTGGGGAATCAACAGGGAGATCACCCCCAAGCCCTTCCTActtcaacaacaataataacaatgatgCTGCCAATTTTGAATGCAACATTTGCTTTGAATTAGCGCAAGACCCGATAATTACTTTGTGTGGTCATCTTTTCTGCTGGCCCTGTCTTTACAAATGGCTTCACTTTCACTCACAATCACGAGAATGCCCGGTGTGCAAGGCCCTCGTGGAGGAGGAGAAGCTGGTTCCCTTGTATGGGAGAGGAAAGTCGTCGACTGATCCAAGATCAAAATCTATTCCGGGCGATAACATCCCGCATCGTCCGGCTGGTCAGAGGCCTGAAACTGCTCCTCCACCTGaaacaaatcattttcatcAACATGGGTTTGGATTTATGGGTGGCTTGGGGGGATTTGCGCCACCGCCGATGGCAACAACAAGATTTGGGAATTTTGCATTGTCCGCAGCTTTTGGTGGTTTTATACCATCCTTATTCAACTTTCAGTTGCATGGGTTTCATGATGCTGCCATGTATGGGGGAGGGGCTGGTTTTCCTCATGGATTTGCCAATACATTTCATGGTGTCCATGCTCATGGATTCCCTCTGCGCACCCATCAAGGGCAACAAGATTATTATTTGAAGAAGCTTCTTCTAtttgttgttttgtgtgttGTTCTTGCTTTTATATGGCAATAG